Below is a window of Pedobacter africanus DNA.
GTACATAGGGCTTGGGTTTTCCCTGAAAATGCGTGCATAATTGTAGCTGTTCGTCTTTCTTTCCATGGCCAGCAGCAAGGTCTTTTTTAGCAGGGGAGGTTCCAGCCAGGATTGCAGCAGCCAATCGTCTATCCCGGCAGGCAGTACTTCATTTCCGGAGGCCATATCGGCAACTAGTATTAAAGGTATGTCAGGATAGTCTGCGTTGAGTTTCTGGATAATGCCGGGCGGGCATTCCATGTCTTTATGGACCAGAAGGATGACCTCAAATCTGGGTGTATCTTTTTTTTTGTAGTCAGATGCAATGATGCTAAAAAGCTGATCCTGGTTGTATCCAATTTTTAAAAGCTGAGCACAGATGCGATCAGCAGGGGATGAGTCGGTCCCTTTAACGAGGAATACATTTTGATCAAACATAATCTTTAAATCATATGAGCATCAATTTGCCGTAATAGTATTCAATTTATTCAAATATACCTATCTTAGGTATTAAAAAATAACAGATATGAAGAAATTAATTGCATTAACCTGGGTTGCATTATTGTTTACAACCTTTGGAGCCTCGGCCCAGCAGGATAAGAGTAAAAGACCAAGTCCGCCAGCCGTTGTAAAAGAAACACTGAGTTCGGGAACGGCAGTTACCATTGATTACAGCCAGCCTTCGGTAAAAGGAAGAACAATTGGAAAAGAGATTGCACCTTATGGCAAAGTTTGGCGCACAGGGGCTAACGAAGCCACTACTTTTGAGGTTAGTAAGGGTGTGAAAATAAACGGCAAAGCTCTTGCTGCC
It encodes the following:
- a CDS encoding DUF2911 domain-containing protein, with protein sequence MKKLIALTWVALLFTTFGASAQQDKSKRPSPPAVVKETLSSGTAVTIDYSQPSVKGRTIGKEIAPYGKVWRTGANEATTFEVSKGVKINGKALAAGKYALHSIPGEKEWTLIFNKKWQKSGTDYNEAEDALKVVVKPGKSASFTEKMTFTVDKSGKVALIWGDVLVPFTVK